GCTATCGTCATCTGCCAGAATCAAAATACGCAGTTCGTTTTTCATAGGCATCGTTGATGGGCAAGCTTACTTTACGCGGGTTCTCAGAGAAAAAAAAACAGTACCTGCTCAATGATATTGAGCTACAATTGTAAAAAAAATCTCAGAAAAAAATATATAAAGACAATGCCGAAGAGAGGATATCACTCAAACCAATCAAGCAGTTTCAACCGTTATCATATAAAAAGCATTCATCCCCGCACTGGTTTAACAGGCTTTGACGGACATCATTGCAATTCCGGTTAAACGAGCGGATACTGCCTGAGCAACACGTCAATTTACCAGAACAAATTCCATATCCATCAAAAATATCGGCATAGGAATAGACATGCGAACACATATCGATGTGGAGAATATAAAAGTAAAGGTCAGGATCACGTTCGGGATAATGGTTACCTATACCACAGCCTTTGATTAAAATCAAAAGTTATGTAATCAATTACCCATTGATACCGGGTTTGCATCCATAAATAACCTTTTAAAAGCTTTTCGTTCCGGATATTGATAACTAACGCGGGCCATGAAACAGCGGCTGATTCCGGCAATTCGTGCTGGAGAAGCCGGCAATGGGCGGGACAGACTCCGTGACATGGTGGCCGCAGTTATGATCAAGCCCAAAAAAACGACACCGCCTGAAACCGGAACAGAAAAATGAAGTAAAAACGGCAGCATTCTGACATCGGCAACCGCTTTACAGGGGCTCTTGATAAACGCCTCTATCTGGCGTATGATTTATTTATCAGAAAATAAGACGGTCTGATTGCCCCGGTATTTACCCATGTTCATCCATGTCCCGTCATCTTGCTGATACGGTAATCCAGGGCATGGGGCCCGTATTCGGCCGGATAAAACTTCAGCCGGCTGTGACCGAAGCAGGCGCCATACCACTCAAATATAATTTGAGTAATAAAATTAATTCTATAAACATCAGGTTATAAAGGTCTAAAGGAGTAGCGTTGTTTTGAAAGCACTGATTATCGACAGTCATATTCACCTCGACATTATTTTTACCGATCACCCCGATCAGATCTCCTGGCTAAAAGCCAACCGTATTTTCCCGGTTTCATGGGCTTTCAGCAATCATATTGAAAGCTTGAATGATTTGCGCAATTATTTGAAACAGCAGGCGTCGATCATCCAAAAGCTTAACGCAACCACGTTACCGTGTAGGTTTCTGGCCGGTATTCATCCGCGAAATATCCCGTCAGATCTTGCGGCAAAGGATGTCGGGGAATTATTAATACCCTTTTTAAAAGATCCGCTCTGCCTGGGAATGGGAGAAATCGGACTTGAGAGCGGAAATGAAAAAGAAGTGGAGATCATGACGGCCCAGCTCGCACTGGCGGATACGATCAAGTCCATGAATAAAAAGATCGGTATCCATACGCCCCGGAAAAACAAGACCGCTATTACCATCAAACTGCTTGAACTGCTTCAGGACTTCAGCGGCATCGAACCTTTTACGGTTATCGATCATTGCTCACCGGAAACGATCAGTGGGGTTCTGGATCGGGGGTATCAGGCCGGGGTGACGTTAAGCCCGGAAAAAACCTCAGTTGAGGAACTGAAACATATGATCCAGACCTTTCCAGCCAATCTTGACCGAATCATGTGCAATACCGATTCGTGCATGACATTTTCAAAAGATCTGCACCGGTTTTTCACCGACCATTCGGTGGCTGATGAAATCCGAAACGCCTTGTGTTTTAAAAATGCCTCCGGATTTTTCAATCTGATCAGGTGCTGACGCGGACCGTGTCCGCAACCCGATTTCCATGGAATTGCCGTTACAAAAAATTCTTTGATTTTCTACCGCCCGTTCGCTTCGCTCTCTCGAGACGCCGGGCTCTACGCGTCTCGAGCGAATCGGGCGGTAACTATAACGGGAAAATTCTTGTTTTTTTTAACAGAGTTTAAAGAATGGCCCTAAAGGAGGTATGTTTCGAATTGGTCATCTGACATCTGCCATCTGACCGCTGATTTCTGAGTAAGTACGCATTCCCACGCCGAAGCGCGGGAATGCGATCAAAACAGGCAACTCAATTTTTATAAAATTCGTTTATTTTTTCTACCACATAGGCCTGCTGGGCATCGGCAAGCTCGGGGTATATCGGAAGCGCCAGTGTTTTGAGGGCCGCTTCTTCCGCTGCGGGAAAATCGCCCTTCTGATAACCCAGATCAGAAAAGCACTGCTGAAGATGAAGCGGCACCGGATAATAAACCTCAACGCCGATTTGAGCATCAAGCAGGAATTGACGGAGTTCATCTCTTTTATCCGGCACTTTGATCACAAACTGATTGTAAATGTGCCGTTCCTGCCTTTCAGCCGGAAGCTGAATCATATCGGTCAATCCGGCATCGGCAAACAGTTTCCGGTATAACGCCGCATTGTTCTGCCGGGCATGGGTCCATTCATCGAGATATTTCAATTTAACCGATACAATAGCCGCCTGCAGGGCGTCCAACCTGAAATTTCCTCCGATCACGCTATGATAATACTTGGGATGCGAACCGTGCATCCGGAGAATCTTTAATTTTTCATACGCCGCATCAGAATCGGTGGTGACAATCCCTCCGTCACCAAACGCACCGAGGTTTTTCGAAGGGAAAAAAGAAAAGCAGCCAAACGCACCCATGGAACCGGCCCGTTTACCTCTGTATTGAGAGCCGATCGCCTGAGCAGCGTCCTCGATTACTATAAGGCCGAACGTATCGGCGATCTTCAGTATCGGGTCCATATCGGCGCACTGTCCGTAGAGATGAACCGGAATAATTGCCTTGAGTCTGGCCCTTTCATCCGGAGACATGTCCAAAATCGCCTTTTCGATTCCCCCGGCAGATATATTATACGTTTCCGGATCGATATCGACAAACACCGGTTTTGCCCCTGTTCGGGAAATTGCCCCTGCCGTTGAAAAAAAGGTATACGTCGTGGTTATAACCAGATCCTGAGGCCCGATATCCGCCGCCATCAGTGAAATTAAAAGCGCATCAGAGCCGGAAGAGACCCCCACGGAATACGCGGTACCGCAGTAGTCGGCAATTTCCGTTTCAAGCTGCTCAACTCTGGGGCCCAGAATAAAATACTGACTTTCATATATCTCTTCGGTAGCCTTTAAAATTTCTTCCTTAATTGTCTGATATTGCTGTTTCAAATCAAGCAAAAGCACTTTCATGTGTCATGTTCCAATCCTGTTAAGGTAAGGGACTCTGGATTTTCAAAAATACCATTTATCGTTATCATCATGCCCGGATGTTTTTATCAGGCATCCGGAAAAGGTCATGGATTCCCGCTCAACAGCATTGCGGTAATGACGGCACTTTGAGTGCTCGACAACCGGTAAATCAGTAATTTCCGTATCCCTGAGTTATATGCTTTTTTTCACCAAACACGATGAACCTGAAAAAAATCCAATTTCAAACGAAAAAACGCCCAACGGCTACCGACAAACAAACTGCCCTTTCCCGTCACAGGGGCTGATTTGAATCTGCAGCAGACAAAGCGGTCCACCGTCAGACGGTTGAACATCCACCGGTTGCGTTCCGGAAACCATAAACGTTTGCCCCTGATCCAGCGAGCGTTGCCGCCCGTCACCATTTATACGGGCCCGGCCTTCCAGAATCACCAGCTGGGTAACAACCGATGGCAATGCCTCGATCCTGAGTTTCGAATCCGGATAAATCGCAAGCCGGACGATCTGATACCCGGGTCTGTTTTCCAGCCGTGTGGAAACACCCCATGGGTGATGAACCGTCTGATGGGCTTTGTATTCTTTCCGCCCGTCCCGTTTAAGCTGTTCAACGATGGTTTTGACATTCCGGCTGCTGTCGATATCGGAAACAAACACCGAATCCGGTGTCTCCACGACGACCATATCCCGGATACTGTTGGTGGCAATGAGCCGTTCATGGCCCATAATAAAACAATTTTCCGTATCATTGCTGATCACGTCCCCGTCAATCACATTCCCATGCGAATCTTTCGGCAGAAAATCATAGAGCGATTTCCATGACCCGATATCGCTCCATCCGAAATCGGACGGGAGTACCACTCCCTTTTGCGTACGTTCCATGATGGCCACATCGATGGAAATATTTTTCAGCTGTTCGTAAGCCTCACGGGTTACCGAACCTGCCCCGCGCATATCCCGGATGCGGCGATACAACTCCGGCTCAAAGGTTTTAAACTCTTCAATGATAACAGACGCCTTAAATACGAACATGCCGCTGTTCCAGAAATAATTGCCTGCGTCGAGATATTCCATGGCGGTCTGCCTGTCCGGTTTTTCGACAAAGCGCCTGATGGAAAGGGCTCCGGCGGCCACTGCCCGATCCCCTTCGATGTAACCGTATCCGGTTTCAGGATAATGCGGCGTAATGCCGAATGTCACGATATGGCCTTGTCCGGCAAGACTGACGGCCGATGCCACTCTGGCATGAAACCCGTCAAGATCCCGAATCACATGATCAGCGGGAAAGACGCATATGACGGCATCTTCACTCTGCTCAAAAATGTTCAATGCGGCCATCAAGATGGCCGGTGCCGTGTTTCGACCGCAGGGCTCGCCTATGATGTTGCCATGGGAGGCAATCCCGATCGCCTCCAGATGCCTTGCGATTTCAAAAAAATGCTCCTCCCCGCAAACAATTCTGATCCTCCCGGGCGTCACCTCCGGAGGCAGCCGTTTAACCGTGAGTTGAACCAGGGAATCATCCCCAATAAAATTAACCAGCTGTTTGGGATAAAGTTCCCGGGAAACCGGCCACAAACGGGTTCCGGAGCCACCTGCCAGCAATACCGCATAGATATTCGGACGCTTCCGATCAGGCATCCCGTTTACTCCTTTTTCCTTTTCCCATAAAAGGCCTTACCCGTCGATGCTGTGGTGGAAGGTTCGGCTTCACTGCAGCAGGTTTCGACCGCAGGATACCCCACCAGCGTGTTGACCTCACTGGTCAATTTTTCCCCGGCCTTTAACGTCATATAATCCGGTAGCGAGATAATCGTCTCGGTTTGATCAGGCATACTCAAATGAATAAACCCGCGGCACGGGCCCGGATACCTTTTTAAAACACCCTTCAATTTACCCATCAGGTCCTTATCCGTTCGGGTGATATCCAGATTGAAATGAATGCTTGCGGTCCATACCGCCTCAGCCGCTTCCATGTCAATCATCTGGTCTGCCAGAATTTTTGCCGTTTTTTCATCCTTCTGCAGTTTTCCCTGAATCAGTACCGGCGTATCATCCTGCAGCAGATCATACACCCTTGAGTAGACAGACGGAAACAGCGTAATCTCAACTGATCCGTGCAGGTCTTCAATCGTCACAAAGGCCATCGTATCGCCTTTTTTGGTCTGTATGACCTTGATACCTTTAATGTAGCCGCCGATTCTGACCATATCCCCATCATTTTTTTCAAGAATCTGGACAGTATCTGCAGTGGTAAATTTTTCGAGCACCTCCTCATACTTGGATAACGGATTGCCCGTGATATAAAATCCCAACGACTCTTTTTCCATGATCAGGAGCTGTTTTTCGTCCCATTCTTCAATAGCGGGCAGTGAAGGGATATTGATTTTAAGGGTCGATGGCCCCATATCAAACAGGCTCATCTGGGCGTCCGCCTGTTTTTTCTGAACCATCTGCCCATATTCCATCGCCTCTTCCAGCGCAGCCGTCATCTGACAGCGATTCGCGCCGGTAGAATCAAAAGCGCCGCATTTTATCAGAGCCTCAACCACCCGCTTGTTCACTTTCCGCAAATCCACCCGCTCACAAAAGTCAAACAGGGAGGAAAAAGGGCCTTCTTTTCTAGACTCGATAATCGTATCAATGGCACTTTCCCCGACATTTTTCACGGCCACAAGACCGAACCGGATCTGCGCCCCCTTGACAGCAAATTCTTTATTGCTCTCGTTGATATCCGGGGGAAGAACGGAAATATTGTGACTCCGACATTCGGAAACGTATTTAATGACGCTGTCAGAGGAATTCATCTCGCTGGTGAGCAGTGCCGCCATGAACTCCACCGGAAAATGTGCTTTCAGGTATCCGGTCTGGTATGCAATCAGGGCGTAGGCCGCACTGTGGGACTTGTTGAATCCGTATCCGCCAAACTTTTCGATCAGATCGAATATATAGGTAGCCTTTTTAGCATCGATACCGTTTTTTTCGGCGCCCTGAACAAACCGCACACGGTGCTGAGCCATGATTTCAAGATTTTTCTTCCCCATGGCTTTTCGCAATACATCGGCTTCTGCCATGGAGTAGCTGGCCAGGACACCGGCAATCTTCATGACCTGCTCCTGATACAGAATGACGCCGTAGGTCTCCTTTAAAACCGGTTCCAGCTGGGGCAGCAGATACTCCACCTTTTTGCGGCCGTGCTTGCGCTCGACAAAATCATCCACCATTCCGCTGCCCATGGGCCCGGGCCGGTACAGTGCCACCAGAGCCGTAATATCCGCAAAGCACGCCGGCTTTAACCGAACCAGCAGGTCTTTCATGCCGGAACTTTCCAGCTGAAAAACCCCGGTCGTATCCCCGTCTGCCAAAAGCCGGTAGGTCTCAGGATCACTCAGATCCAGATCGAGCAGGTCCGGTGGCGTCTGATTCTGCGAAGCAATCAGTTGAAGGGCATCTTCCATCACCGTCAGGTTACGCAACCCTAAAAAATCAAACTTGACCAGTCCGATCTTCTCGACATGTTTCATGTCGAACTGAGTGACGACTTCGCCTTTTTTCCCTTTGTACATCGGGAGGTATTCAACCAGGGGTTTGTCGCCGATCACGACACCGGCGGCATGAGTCGATGCATGTCTGGGAAGTCCTTCGAGTATCCGGCAGATATTGACCAACTCGGCCACTTCGGGCTTTTGTTCTACCAGATCACTCAGTTTCGGTTCCTGTTTCAGCGCATCATCCAGACTGATGTTGAGCACATCCGGTACCATTTTGGCAATGGAATCGACTTCATGAAGGGGGATATCAAGTGCCCTGCCCACATCCCGGATAACCGCCCGGGTTTTGAGTTTCCCGAATGTAATAATCTGAGAGACGTAATCTCCCCCACCGTATCGTTCCACCACATATTTAAATACCTTCTCCCGACCGTTGATACAAAAATCCACATCGATATCGGGCATGCTGATACGCGAAGGATTCAGGAACCGCTCAAAAATCAGGCCATGTTCTATGGGGTCAAGGTCCGTAATATTCATCGAATAGGCAACGATACTTCCGGCCGCCGACCCCCTGCCGGGGCCTACCGGAATACGGTTTTCCTTTGCGTAACGGATAAAATCGGAAACGATCAGAAAATAACCCGGAAAGCCCATATCCTTGATCACCGACACCTCGTAATCAAGGCGCTCCCGATAGAGGGCTTCATCAATATCCGGATTTTTTGCCCTGAGCTGCCCGAATCTCCACTCAAAGCCTTTGCGGACTTCCTGATCAAAAATTTCATCGGCAGTCATCCCGGAATTCGCATCAAATTTCGGAAAATGATAGTCGCCGAATTTGAATTCAACATTACATCGATCGGCAATTTTTACCGTGTTTTCAATGGCATCAAGATGATCTTTAAAATAGGAGGCCATCTCCTCTTTGGATTTAAAATACAGCTGATCCGTACTGAATTTAAACCGGTCGTTATCATGGATCGTCTTTCCTGTCTGGATGCACAGCAGAACTTCATGAGCCCTGGCATCATTTCGATCCAGATAATGACAGTCATTTGTAGCAACCAGCGGTATTGACAGCCGGCGGCTCATATCATAGAGCACCTGATTGACCTTATCCTGAAGCTCGATGCCATTATTCTGGACCTCGAGATAAAAATTATCCTCCCCGAGCAGATCCCGATAAAAACAGGCAACGTCGTCAGCCTTTTTAAGGCTGTTTTCCTTGATGAGCCTGGGAATTTCTCCCTGAAGGCACGCGGAGAGCCCAACCAGCCCCTTGCAGTGCTGCTTCAGGACGTCCTTGTCAATCCGGGGTTTATAGTAAAAGCCTTCCAGTTGAGCGATCGAGGCCAGTTTACACAGATTGCGATAGCCCTCATCGTCACGGGCCAGAAGCACCAGATGTG
This genomic stretch from Desulfobacterales bacterium harbors:
- a CDS encoding TatD family hydrolase; this encodes MKALIIDSHIHLDIIFTDHPDQISWLKANRIFPVSWAFSNHIESLNDLRNYLKQQASIIQKLNATTLPCRFLAGIHPRNIPSDLAAKDVGELLIPFLKDPLCLGMGEIGLESGNEKEVEIMTAQLALADTIKSMNKKIGIHTPRKNKTAITIKLLELLQDFSGIEPFTVIDHCSPETISGVLDRGYQAGVTLSPEKTSVEELKHMIQTFPANLDRIMCNTDSCMTFSKDLHRFFTDHSVADEIRNALCFKNASGFFNLIRC
- a CDS encoding DegT/DnrJ/EryC1/StrS family aminotransferase is translated as MKVLLLDLKQQYQTIKEEILKATEEIYESQYFILGPRVEQLETEIADYCGTAYSVGVSSGSDALLISLMAADIGPQDLVITTTYTFFSTAGAISRTGAKPVFVDIDPETYNISAGGIEKAILDMSPDERARLKAIIPVHLYGQCADMDPILKIADTFGLIVIEDAAQAIGSQYRGKRAGSMGAFGCFSFFPSKNLGAFGDGGIVTTDSDAAYEKLKILRMHGSHPKYYHSVIGGNFRLDALQAAIVSVKLKYLDEWTHARQNNAALYRKLFADAGLTDMIQLPAERQERHIYNQFVIKVPDKRDELRQFLLDAQIGVEVYYPVPLHLQQCFSDLGYQKGDFPAAEEAALKTLALPIYPELADAQQAYVVEKINEFYKN
- a CDS encoding mannose-1-phosphate guanylyltransferase/mannose-6-phosphate isomerase; translation: MPDRKRPNIYAVLLAGGSGTRLWPVSRELYPKQLVNFIGDDSLVQLTVKRLPPEVTPGRIRIVCGEEHFFEIARHLEAIGIASHGNIIGEPCGRNTAPAILMAALNIFEQSEDAVICVFPADHVIRDLDGFHARVASAVSLAGQGHIVTFGITPHYPETGYGYIEGDRAVAAGALSIRRFVEKPDRQTAMEYLDAGNYFWNSGMFVFKASVIIEEFKTFEPELYRRIRDMRGAGSVTREAYEQLKNISIDVAIMERTQKGVVLPSDFGWSDIGSWKSLYDFLPKDSHGNVIDGDVISNDTENCFIMGHERLIATNSIRDMVVVETPDSVFVSDIDSSRNVKTIVEQLKRDGRKEYKAHQTVHHPWGVSTRLENRPGYQIVRLAIYPDSKLRIEALPSVVTQLVILEGRARINGDGRQRSLDQGQTFMVSGTQPVDVQPSDGGPLCLLQIQISPCDGKGQFVCR
- a CDS encoding DNA polymerase III subunit alpha, whose product is MTDTSIPFVHLHIHTQYSLLDGAIRIDPLLKRAKEYGMDSVSITDHGTMFGVIEFYEKAKKAGIKPIIGCECYVAPRTIHDKTQLDSKSLSHLVLLARDDEGYRNLCKLASIAQLEGFYYKPRIDKDVLKQHCKGLVGLSACLQGEIPRLIKENSLKKADDVACFYRDLLGEDNFYLEVQNNGIELQDKVNQVLYDMSRRLSIPLVATNDCHYLDRNDARAHEVLLCIQTGKTIHDNDRFKFSTDQLYFKSKEEMASYFKDHLDAIENTVKIADRCNVEFKFGDYHFPKFDANSGMTADEIFDQEVRKGFEWRFGQLRAKNPDIDEALYRERLDYEVSVIKDMGFPGYFLIVSDFIRYAKENRIPVGPGRGSAAGSIVAYSMNITDLDPIEHGLIFERFLNPSRISMPDIDVDFCINGREKVFKYVVERYGGGDYVSQIITFGKLKTRAVIRDVGRALDIPLHEVDSIAKMVPDVLNISLDDALKQEPKLSDLVEQKPEVAELVNICRILEGLPRHASTHAAGVVIGDKPLVEYLPMYKGKKGEVVTQFDMKHVEKIGLVKFDFLGLRNLTVMEDALQLIASQNQTPPDLLDLDLSDPETYRLLADGDTTGVFQLESSGMKDLLVRLKPACFADITALVALYRPGPMGSGMVDDFVERKHGRKKVEYLLPQLEPVLKETYGVILYQEQVMKIAGVLASYSMAEADVLRKAMGKKNLEIMAQHRVRFVQGAEKNGIDAKKATYIFDLIEKFGGYGFNKSHSAAYALIAYQTGYLKAHFPVEFMAALLTSEMNSSDSVIKYVSECRSHNISVLPPDINESNKEFAVKGAQIRFGLVAVKNVGESAIDTIIESRKEGPFSSLFDFCERVDLRKVNKRVVEALIKCGAFDSTGANRCQMTAALEEAMEYGQMVQKKQADAQMSLFDMGPSTLKINIPSLPAIEEWDEKQLLIMEKESLGFYITGNPLSKYEEVLEKFTTADTVQILEKNDGDMVRIGGYIKGIKVIQTKKGDTMAFVTIEDLHGSVEITLFPSVYSRVYDLLQDDTPVLIQGKLQKDEKTAKILADQMIDMEAAEAVWTASIHFNLDITRTDKDLMGKLKGVLKRYPGPCRGFIHLSMPDQTETIISLPDYMTLKAGEKLTSEVNTLVGYPAVETCCSEAEPSTTASTGKAFYGKRKKE